The proteins below are encoded in one region of Caulobacter henricii:
- a CDS encoding class I SAM-dependent methyltransferase encodes MRKPLLSLVAVLGLAACATTPVGPPPPPPPPSGAVAVAIPANIAAAVSDPTRPATDMVRDSDRLPGEVLAFAGVKSGAKVADLIPGGGYFTRIFAKAVGPKGKVYAYVPDELTKLAKREPAVNAVARDPAYKNVTVILNTLPNFAAPEKLDLVFTAQNYHDMHNKFMGPADLAAVNRAIFRSLKPGGVYLVIDHSAEAGSGLRDTEGLHRIDSAVVKSEVTAAGFVFEGESPVLRDPADKRAVSVFDPSIRGKTDQFVYKFRKPAGAR; translated from the coding sequence ATGCGTAAGCCGCTTCTCAGTCTCGTTGCCGTACTCGGGCTTGCTGCGTGCGCCACGACACCCGTGGGTCCGCCGCCTCCGCCGCCTCCGCCTTCTGGAGCGGTCGCTGTTGCGATCCCGGCCAATATCGCCGCTGCCGTCTCTGACCCGACGCGCCCAGCCACAGACATGGTGCGGGACAGCGACCGACTGCCTGGGGAGGTCCTGGCCTTTGCCGGCGTCAAGAGCGGTGCCAAGGTCGCAGACCTCATTCCTGGCGGCGGCTATTTCACCCGGATCTTTGCCAAGGCCGTAGGGCCCAAGGGCAAGGTCTATGCCTATGTCCCTGACGAACTTACCAAGCTGGCGAAGCGCGAACCTGCGGTGAACGCCGTGGCGCGTGACCCGGCCTACAAGAACGTCACCGTCATTCTCAATACGCTTCCCAACTTTGCGGCACCCGAAAAGCTGGACCTCGTGTTCACGGCCCAGAACTATCACGACATGCACAACAAGTTCATGGGCCCGGCAGACCTGGCGGCCGTGAACAGGGCCATTTTCCGCTCCTTGAAGCCCGGCGGAGTCTACCTGGTCATCGACCATTCGGCCGAGGCGGGTTCCGGTCTGCGCGATACGGAAGGCCTGCATCGCATCGACTCGGCTGTGGTGAAGTCGGAAGTGACCGCAGCTGGCTTTGTCTTCGAGGGCGAGAGCCCTGTCTTGCGCGACCCTGCCGACAAGCGCGCTGTCAGCGTTTTCGACCCCTCGATCCGCGGCAAGACGGACCAGTTTGTCTACAAGTTCCGCAAGCCTGCCGGTGCCCGGTAG
- a CDS encoding enoyl-CoA hydratase/isomerase family protein, translated as MLNDTAEIIVRVHKNVGRITLNRPKALHALTLGMCETMIETLLDWQADPEIDMVMIDHTGERGFCAGGDIRMLAESGAGDGIAACLFFHTEYRLNHLMFHYDRPIVAIMDGVVMGGGVGISMPAHYRIATERTTFAMPETGIGLFPDVGGGWYLPRLPGKAGLWLALTGARIKGADCLRLGIATHFVEFGAIEGLKKAIIADHRRIDETLKMFRADAGKAPLASIEQDLNRLFVGDSVEQIFEFLEMDSSDWGKAQLAALKTKSPQTLKVAFRQLALGESAEDFGEHMAMEYRIGARVVRKHDFLEGVRAVIIDKDNAPQWAPQSLEGVTEAMLDEIFAPLPPEDEWTPLT; from the coding sequence ATGCTGAACGACACCGCCGAAATCATTGTCCGCGTTCATAAAAACGTCGGCCGCATTACGCTCAACAGGCCCAAGGCCTTACATGCCCTGACCTTGGGCATGTGCGAGACCATGATCGAGACCCTGCTGGACTGGCAGGCCGATCCCGAGATCGACATGGTCATGATCGATCACACCGGCGAGCGCGGCTTCTGCGCCGGCGGCGACATCCGAATGCTGGCTGAGAGCGGGGCGGGCGACGGCATCGCGGCTTGTCTGTTCTTCCACACCGAATACCGGCTCAATCACCTGATGTTCCACTATGACCGTCCTATCGTGGCGATCATGGACGGCGTGGTGATGGGCGGCGGCGTCGGCATCTCGATGCCGGCTCACTATCGGATCGCCACGGAACGCACGACCTTTGCCATGCCTGAAACCGGCATCGGCCTGTTCCCTGATGTCGGCGGCGGCTGGTACCTGCCGCGCCTGCCCGGCAAGGCGGGGCTGTGGCTGGCCCTGACCGGCGCGCGGATCAAGGGCGCGGACTGCCTGCGCCTGGGGATCGCCACCCACTTCGTCGAGTTTGGCGCGATCGAGGGGCTGAAGAAGGCGATCATCGCTGATCACCGCCGGATCGACGAAACCTTGAAAATGTTCCGGGCCGATGCGGGCAAGGCTCCCCTGGCCAGCATCGAACAGGACCTCAACCGGCTGTTTGTCGGGGACAGTGTCGAACAGATCTTCGAGTTTCTGGAAATGGATTCCAGCGACTGGGGCAAGGCCCAGCTCGCCGCCCTGAAGACCAAGTCGCCCCAGACCCTGAAGGTCGCTTTCCGGCAACTGGCGCTGGGGGAGTCCGCCGAGGACTTCGGCGAGCACATGGCGATGGAGTATCGGATCGGTGCCCGTGTTGTCCGGAAGCATGACTTCCTCGAAGGGGTCCGTGCCGTGATCATCGACAAGGACAATGCGCCCCAGTGGGCTCCGCAGTCTCTTGAAGGTGTGACCGAAGCGATGCTCGACGAGATTTTCGCACCCTTGCCGCCGGAAGATGAATGGACGCCCCTGACGTAA
- a CDS encoding histidine phosphatase family protein, with protein MIYLCRHGQTEWNRERRLQGQTEADLTPLGRLQAAAMADLLHDLIARDPSAVWRIVASPLRRARDTAQAIADRLGMTVAFDDRLMELTVGQWEGRLYADVQRENPEAFNSPEWFFTAPGGETYEQVMARVSDWLAEQATEPERRLIVVSHGIAGRLLRGAYAGLSREATLAQDVPQDALYRLHGGQIDRLDCEPVEEPAC; from the coding sequence GTGATCTATCTCTGCCGCCACGGCCAGACCGAGTGGAACCGCGAACGTCGCCTGCAAGGCCAGACCGAGGCCGACCTGACGCCGCTCGGCCGCTTGCAGGCCGCAGCCATGGCCGACCTGCTGCATGATCTGATTGCGCGCGACCCTTCAGCCGTCTGGCGGATCGTCGCCAGCCCGCTGCGTCGGGCGCGCGATACGGCCCAGGCCATCGCCGACCGGCTTGGCATGACGGTCGCCTTCGATGATCGGCTCATGGAGCTGACGGTCGGCCAGTGGGAGGGGCGGCTCTATGCCGATGTGCAGCGCGAAAATCCCGAGGCTTTCAACAGCCCAGAATGGTTCTTCACCGCGCCGGGCGGCGAGACCTATGAGCAGGTCATGGCGCGAGTGTCCGATTGGCTGGCCGAGCAGGCGACTGAACCGGAGCGCCGGCTGATCGTGGTCAGCCACGGCATCGCCGGCCGGCTGCTGCGGGGGGCCTATGCGGGCCTCTCGCGCGAAGCCACCCTGGCCCAGGACGTGCCTCAGGACGCGCTCTACCGATTGCACGGCGGCCAGATTGATCGCCTGGACTGTGAACCCGTCGAGGAACCGGCATGCTGA